One stretch of Bombus terrestris chromosome 5, iyBomTerr1.2, whole genome shotgun sequence DNA includes these proteins:
- the LOC100646946 gene encoding diphthine methyl ester synthase isoform X1, with protein sequence MLHVIGLGLGDSTDVTVKGLEIIRMCDRVYLESYTSILSTSLKDLERFYGCSILEADRELVESNADEILPKDEKENVAFLVVGDPFGATTHSDLILRAREKGIKVKIVHNSSILTAIGCCGLQLYRFGETVSIPYWNNDWQPNSFYEKIISNRQRDLHTLCLLDIKIKEPTIESITKKKKEYMPSQFMSVSEAATQLLKVIEEKNEETKERSALQESSLVVGLARVGWDNQRIVACSLGEMASIDLGPPLHSLIIPAINLHPLELEFITLYKCK encoded by the exons ATGTTACATGTGATTGGATTAGGTCTTGGTGATTCGACAGATGTAACTGTAAAGGGTCTCGAAATTATACGAATGTGCGATCGTGTCTATTTAGAGTCGTACACGTCAATTTTGTCTACCAGCTTAAAAGATTTG GAACGATTTTACGGATGTTCGATACTGGAGGCAGACAGAGAATTAGTTGAGAGTAATGCGGATGAAATATTGCCAAAGGATGAGAAGGAAAATGTTGCTTTCTTGGTGGTAGGTGATCCGTTTGGTGCCACTACACATTCGGACCTAATACTACGAGCTCGGGAGAAAGGCATAAAG GTAAAGATTGTTCACAATTCCTCTATTTTGACAGCAATTGGATGCTGTGGTTTGCAATTATATCGTTTTGGAGAAACTGTTTCTATCCCTTATTGGAACAATGATTGGCAACCAAATagtttttatgagaaaattatCTCAAATAGGCAGAGAGATCTACATACATTGTGCTTATTAGACATTAAAATAAAGGAGCCTACGATAGAGAGTattactaaaaagaaaaaagaatatatgCCGTCTCAGTTTATGAGTGTCTCAGAAGCTGCTACTCAATTATTAAAAGTcatagaagaaaaaaatgaagaaaccaAGGAGAGATCAG CGTTGCAGGAATCAAGTCTCGTAGTGGGTTTAGCTCGTGTAGGTTGGGACAATCAACGCATCGTTGCTTGTTCTCTTGGAGAAATGGCTTCTATCGACCTAGGCCCTCCTCTCCATTCTTTGATCATTCCTGCTATCAATCTGCATCCTCTTGAATTGGAATTTATTACTCTATATAAGTGTAAATAA
- the LOC100646946 gene encoding diphthine methyl ester synthase isoform X2: MLHVIGLGLGDSTDVTVKGLEIIRMCDRVYLESYTSILSTSLKDLERFYGCSILEADRELVESNADEILPKDEKENVAFLVVKIVHNSSILTAIGCCGLQLYRFGETVSIPYWNNDWQPNSFYEKIISNRQRDLHTLCLLDIKIKEPTIESITKKKKEYMPSQFMSVSEAATQLLKVIEEKNEETKERSALQESSLVVGLARVGWDNQRIVACSLGEMASIDLGPPLHSLIIPAINLHPLELEFITLYKCK, encoded by the exons ATGTTACATGTGATTGGATTAGGTCTTGGTGATTCGACAGATGTAACTGTAAAGGGTCTCGAAATTATACGAATGTGCGATCGTGTCTATTTAGAGTCGTACACGTCAATTTTGTCTACCAGCTTAAAAGATTTG GAACGATTTTACGGATGTTCGATACTGGAGGCAGACAGAGAATTAGTTGAGAGTAATGCGGATGAAATATTGCCAAAGGATGAGAAGGAAAATGTTGCTTTCTTGGTG GTAAAGATTGTTCACAATTCCTCTATTTTGACAGCAATTGGATGCTGTGGTTTGCAATTATATCGTTTTGGAGAAACTGTTTCTATCCCTTATTGGAACAATGATTGGCAACCAAATagtttttatgagaaaattatCTCAAATAGGCAGAGAGATCTACATACATTGTGCTTATTAGACATTAAAATAAAGGAGCCTACGATAGAGAGTattactaaaaagaaaaaagaatatatgCCGTCTCAGTTTATGAGTGTCTCAGAAGCTGCTACTCAATTATTAAAAGTcatagaagaaaaaaatgaagaaaccaAGGAGAGATCAG CGTTGCAGGAATCAAGTCTCGTAGTGGGTTTAGCTCGTGTAGGTTGGGACAATCAACGCATCGTTGCTTGTTCTCTTGGAGAAATGGCTTCTATCGACCTAGGCCCTCCTCTCCATTCTTTGATCATTCCTGCTATCAATCTGCATCCTCTTGAATTGGAATTTATTACTCTATATAAGTGTAAATAA
- the LOC100646704 gene encoding essential MCU regulator, mitochondrial, with protein MALQRTFVALQIVNDLRKINGKMKLHFRSRTTTPSGAILPEPKRTPFGFLGVICSVMTGLVIGATLSKMMANFLEEKELFIPSDDDDDDD; from the coding sequence ATGGCATTGCAACGTACATTTGTTGCATTACAAATTGTCAACGATTTAaggaaaataaatggaaaaatgaaattacattttcgATCAAGAACAACAACACCTTCAGGTGCTATTCTACCAGAACCAAAAAGAACACCTTTCGGTTTTTTGGGTGTTATCTGCAGTGTTATGACAGGTCTAGTCATAGGAGCTACTTTAAGTAAAATGATGGCTAACTTTCTAGAAGAGAAAGAATTGTTCATACCTTCGgatgatgacgacgacgatgattaa